In the Scyliorhinus torazame isolate Kashiwa2021f chromosome 4, sScyTor2.1, whole genome shotgun sequence genome, one interval contains:
- the LOC140410108 gene encoding cardiotrophin-like cytokine factor 1 produces the protein MEQSAGIFSVFLVSLLLTVRDARALRLREGTVGISIQKTYELTKYLERQLHTLTINYMDYLGPPFDNPDFDPPRLNRTEGIPSATLEVSVWRNLDDQLRLMENLRAYGLLLRCLGDVNRDLASPALRRTFQHFCTSIQGLTISISGLVTSLGYPEPPTLPPPPGARGLVPAPSDFLRKLDHFWLMRELEGWLLRTAKDFNRLKKRLGGLMARLDYRGL, from the exons ATGGAACAGTCAGCAG GGATTTTCTCCGTGTTCCTCGTCTCCCTGCTCCTCACCGTCCGGGATGCTCGGGCGCTCCGCCTCCGTGAAGGCACCGTCGGCATTTCTATCCAGAAGACGTACGAGTTAACCAAGTATCTGGAGAGGCAGCTGCACACCCTCACCATCAACTAT ATGGACTACCTGGGTCCCCCCTTCGACAACCCTGACTTCGACCCGCCGCGGCTGAACCGCACAGAGGGCATCCCCAGCGCCACGTTGGAGGTCAGCGTTTGGCGTAACCTGGACGACCAGCTGCGGCTGATGGAGAACCTTCGGGCCTACGGCCTTCTTCTGCGGTGCTTGGGAGACGTGAACCGGGACCTGGCCAGCCCCGCCCTGCGCCGCACCTTCCAGCACTTCTGCACCAGCATCCAGGGCCTCACCATCAGCATCTCGGGCCTGGTCACCTCCCTGGGGTACCCTGAGCCCCCTACTCTGCCCCCACCACCTGGGGCCCGCGGGCTGGTGCCTGCCCCCAGCGACTTCCTCCGCAAGTTGGACCACTTCTGGCTGATGAGGGAGCTGGAGGGCTGGCTCCTCAGGACAGCCAAGGACTTCAACCGGCTGAAAAAGCGTCTCGGGGGCCTGATGGCTCGGTTGGACTATCGGGGGTTGTGA